A single region of the Vanessa atalanta chromosome Z, ilVanAtal1.2, whole genome shotgun sequence genome encodes:
- the LOC125076325 gene encoding succinate dehydrogenase [ubiquinone] iron-sulfur subunit-like: MKSFRKLLWDKNSLCISLIKFYSTEKKVVPTKPRQPVDPRRIFKVYRFGGILSKEKPKLVNYDLDVSKCGRMILDALIKIKDMDPTLVFRRSCREGICGSCAVNLQGTNCLACITPIPPDKVITIHPIPHMYVIRDLVVDMTHFFDAYNSIRPYLVRLNKGPLGKYQYAQSINDNAKLVGLYECVLCSCCSTACPSYWWNGRRFMGPATLLHAYRWIIDSRDEDTEQRLHELRDDFKAFRCHTILNCTLACPKGLHPGLAIAKLKRLISGLDKKPLSEINAMIHSEPAAKC, encoded by the coding sequence atgaaaagtttCCGAAAATTATTATGGGACAAGAATTCGCTAtgcatatcattaataaaattttattcgacagaaaaaaaagtagtaCCTACTAAACCTAGACAACCTGTTGATCCAAGAAGAATTTTTAAAGTGTACCGGTTCGGAGGTATTCTCAGCAAAGAGAAGCCTAAATTGGTAAATTACGACCTGGATGTTAGCAAATGTGGACGGATGATCTTAGATgctcttattaaaattaaggacATGGATCCGACACTCGTATTTCGAAGATCCTGCCGAGAAGGCATTTGCGGTTCATGTGCTGTTAACCTTCAAGGAACGAACTGTCTTGCTTGCATTACACCTATTCCACCAGATAAAGTTATAACCATACATCCGATACctcatatgtatgttattagaGACCTAGTGGTTGATATGACTCATTTTTTTGACGCGTACAACAGTATTCGCCCTTATCTTGTACGATTGAATAAAGGACCTTTAGGTAAATACCAATATGCTCAAAGCATTAATGACAATGCGAAGTTAGTTGGGTTATATGAGTGTGTTCTTTGTTCGTGCTGCTCTACCGCCTGTCCCAGCTATTGGTGGAACGGACGGAGGTTTATGGGCCCTGCTACGTTACTCCACGCCTATAGGTGGATTATTGATTCTCGTGACGAAGACACGGAACAAAGATTGCATGAACTGAGAGATGACTTCAAAGCTTTTCGTTGTCACACCATCTTGAATTGCACTCTTGCTTGTCCTAAAGGACTGCATCCTGGTTTGGCTATTGCTAAATTGAAAAGATTAATTTCAGGACTTGACAAGAAGCCGCTGTCGGAAATCAATGCTATGATACATTCAGAACCTGCGGCTAAGTGTTGA